In Rheinheimera sp. MM224, one DNA window encodes the following:
- a CDS encoding catalase family peroxidase, whose product MTKGLITGTLSLIAFSCMQVQAQDNGNVAVKLVDTLTELAQGPHKGFRSNHAKGAIVTGHFTPSADAKNYSTAAHFSQTVPVTVRFSNATGVPNLPDADPHARPNGMAIRFTLPDQSSTDIVSISYNGFPVATPEEFLELLTAIKTNATDTNKPTKLEQFLQSHPAALTFVKTPKPMPASFANQSFFGVNSFIFENDKGAQQHFRYRIVPKAGANFLTDEAAKKMAPDFLMEEIKQRVVKTPVEFSLQAQLPNDGDPLLDGSKTWPDDRRLIELGTIKLDALPADTAAWDKQMFNPLLLTKGITATADPVLQTRPVAYSVSFGRRLQ is encoded by the coding sequence ATGACTAAAGGTTTAATAACGGGAACTCTAAGCCTGATTGCTTTTAGCTGTATGCAAGTACAAGCTCAAGACAACGGCAATGTCGCAGTAAAATTGGTAGATACACTGACAGAGTTGGCTCAGGGCCCACATAAAGGCTTTCGTTCCAATCATGCCAAGGGCGCTATTGTGACAGGTCACTTTACTCCATCTGCGGATGCAAAAAATTACAGTACAGCCGCTCATTTTAGTCAGACCGTGCCTGTGACAGTGCGCTTTTCCAACGCCACTGGAGTACCTAATTTACCGGACGCCGATCCTCATGCCAGACCTAATGGTATGGCCATACGCTTTACCTTACCGGATCAAAGCTCAACCGACATTGTCAGTATTTCCTACAACGGCTTTCCTGTTGCAACGCCTGAAGAATTTCTGGAGCTGTTAACCGCCATTAAAACCAATGCAACAGACACCAATAAGCCCACTAAACTGGAGCAATTTTTACAAAGCCACCCAGCGGCTCTGACTTTTGTAAAAACACCAAAACCTATGCCTGCCAGTTTCGCCAATCAGTCGTTTTTTGGTGTCAACAGCTTTATTTTTGAAAATGACAAAGGCGCACAACAGCATTTTCGCTACCGCATAGTGCCAAAAGCCGGAGCCAACTTTTTGACCGATGAGGCTGCAAAAAAAATGGCACCGGATTTCCTGATGGAAGAGATCAAACAAAGGGTAGTAAAAACGCCGGTAGAATTTAGCCTGCAGGCACAATTACCCAATGATGGTGATCCTTTGCTTGATGGTAGCAAAACCTGGCCTGACGACAGACGCCTGATTGAACTCGGCACCATTAAACTGGATGCTTTGCCAGCAGACACCGCAGCCTGGGATAAACAAATGTTTAATCCGTTGCTGCTGACCAAAGGCATTACAGCGACAGCCGATCCCGTGCTACAAACCCGCCCTGTAGCTTACTCCGTCAGTTTTGGTCGCAGGCTGCAATAA
- a CDS encoding LysR family transcriptional regulator: MDVRHLSFRLLQVYVQVVRLASVSAAARLLHLTQPTVSLQLKKLADEVGQPLLEYREGKVHTTYIGDALFQAASDVLSRFDDFSSLLEEAKGGRSGTLSLGIVTTAKYVMPTILGAFDKANPKIAVTLNVGNRAHILNRFGHQDDDLYLFSQPPSGELVQACRIIKNPLQLIAPADHWASRYCAEGGELDFSELKNERFLMREPGSATRMQFESWLSSQGVDLSKTMQIESNEAIRLSVASGLGLAVLSTYTLGQSTEQFSVLKVKGFPLNSHWYLVARKDKRLSASARRLIQFIAEHLTDCIEERWVVEDIQQLPSHFFLPTE, translated from the coding sequence GTGGATGTACGACATTTAAGTTTCAGGTTATTGCAGGTTTATGTGCAGGTAGTGCGGCTGGCGTCCGTATCCGCTGCAGCACGGCTATTGCATTTAACTCAGCCGACTGTGTCCTTACAGCTTAAAAAGCTGGCTGATGAAGTAGGGCAGCCCTTGCTGGAATACCGCGAAGGTAAGGTGCATACCACTTACATTGGTGATGCGTTATTTCAGGCAGCTTCCGATGTGCTGAGTCGTTTTGATGATTTCTCTTCGTTATTGGAAGAGGCCAAAGGCGGGCGCAGCGGCACTTTAAGTTTAGGTATAGTCACCACAGCCAAATATGTAATGCCGACTATTTTGGGGGCTTTTGACAAAGCCAATCCGAAAATTGCAGTGACATTAAATGTAGGCAACAGGGCTCATATTCTGAACCGCTTTGGTCATCAGGATGATGATTTGTATTTATTCAGTCAGCCGCCCAGCGGCGAGCTGGTGCAGGCTTGTCGTATTATCAAAAACCCGCTGCAACTGATAGCTCCTGCTGATCACTGGGCATCGCGTTATTGTGCAGAGGGCGGTGAGCTTGATTTTTCAGAGTTAAAAAACGAGCGCTTTTTAATGCGTGAACCAGGTTCTGCTACCCGTATGCAGTTTGAATCCTGGTTGAGCAGTCAGGGGGTTGATCTTTCAAAGACAATGCAAATTGAAAGCAACGAAGCCATACGTTTAAGTGTCGCTAGTGGCTTGGGGCTGGCGGTGTTATCAACCTATACCTTAGGTCAAAGCACTGAGCAATTTAGCGTATTAAAAGTGAAAGGCTTCCCGCTGAATAGCCATTGGTATCTGGTGGCGCGCAAAGACAAAAGATTAAGCGCTTCAGCACGTCGGCTGATCCAATTTATCGCAGAGCATCTGACCGACTGTATTGAAGAGCGCTGGGTGGTGGAAGATATACAACAATTGCCTTCACATTTCTTTTTGCCAACTGAATAA
- a CDS encoding sodium-dependent bicarbonate transport family permease, with protein MPDIVIAFFAFGLIAGLLKSDLKVPQSIYETLSILLMLVLGLKGGMALHGQAHSGMVPDLLAVAALGLIIPLLSYPVLRYLVKLTNSDSVSIAAHYGSVSAGTFAVVVALAEKSGLPLLPETTLYLVMLELPAIVIMLGIYGATKGQGNQAHIWREALTSRGVLLLGGGVLIGYLYGPEGLEPIAPALIGGFKTMLALFLLEMGLCTAKVCNPLPLQHWRLMLFAALAPFALGALGLAFGLVLDLPQGSLLVLTTLAASASYIAAPAAVRASIPDANIGLAMLASLGITFPVNVLLAIPVYQHWVELAVGN; from the coding sequence ATGCCTGATATTGTGATCGCGTTTTTTGCCTTTGGCCTTATCGCGGGTTTGTTAAAATCAGATTTAAAAGTCCCTCAGTCTATTTATGAAACCTTATCTATCCTATTGATGCTGGTGCTCGGCCTGAAAGGCGGTATGGCGCTGCATGGTCAGGCTCATAGCGGTATGGTGCCGGATCTATTAGCCGTAGCGGCTTTAGGTTTGATTATTCCACTGCTGTCTTACCCGGTTTTACGTTACCTGGTCAAACTGACCAACTCAGATTCGGTCAGTATCGCCGCCCACTATGGCTCTGTCAGTGCCGGTACTTTTGCTGTGGTTGTCGCATTGGCTGAAAAATCTGGCTTGCCTTTATTGCCTGAAACCACCCTTTATTTGGTGATGCTGGAACTACCCGCCATAGTCATTATGTTGGGTATTTATGGAGCAACTAAAGGTCAGGGTAATCAAGCCCATATCTGGCGTGAAGCCTTAACCAGCCGCGGTGTGTTACTGCTTGGTGGCGGTGTATTGATTGGTTATCTGTATGGACCCGAAGGTTTAGAGCCTATAGCTCCTGCCCTTATTGGCGGCTTTAAAACCATGCTGGCGCTGTTTTTACTGGAAATGGGCCTGTGCACCGCCAAAGTCTGTAATCCATTACCACTGCAACATTGGCGTTTAATGCTATTTGCAGCCTTAGCCCCATTTGCTTTAGGTGCTTTAGGTTTGGCTTTTGGTTTAGTACTGGATTTACCCCAAGGTTCTTTATTGGTGCTGACCACTTTAGCCGCCAGTGCCTCTTATATAGCAGCACCAGCTGCAGTGCGCGCCAGTATCCCGGACGCCAATATAGGCTTAGCGATGCTCGCATCTTTAGGCATCACTTTCCCGGTGAACGTGCTGCTGGCCATTCCTGTCTATCAGCATTGGGTGGAGCTTGCGGTCGGGAATTAA
- a CDS encoding DMT family transporter, whose protein sequence is MSLWIPFTLLAAFMQAMRNALQKQLSKDVPVMGVTLARFIYAGPLALLYLVGLYQWQDYAIPHFSFWFVFYVLAASAMQILATALMVVLFRLKNYAIGVGLAKSEAILAAIVGVMFFGTYISPLGWVGVFIGGVAVFLLTGATSIQSLSAKTLALGLGSGLAFALTSLWVREASLTLGLPFLPAAAWVLFFVITTQTFVLLVYLALNDKTTLVKLWQRPQLTLATSFTSCLGSLGWFTAMSLQAVAYVKTLGQVEVLFTLLISVLVLKEKLKRQDLLGLALIVLAAVLVMWA, encoded by the coding sequence ATGTCTTTATGGATCCCTTTTACATTGCTGGCAGCGTTTATGCAGGCAATGCGCAATGCGTTACAAAAACAACTGAGTAAAGATGTGCCTGTGATGGGCGTGACTTTAGCCCGCTTTATTTACGCCGGTCCTTTAGCGCTGTTGTATTTAGTCGGGCTTTACCAATGGCAGGATTATGCCATTCCGCATTTTAGCTTCTGGTTTGTGTTTTACGTGCTAGCCGCTTCTGCGATGCAAATTCTGGCAACTGCTTTGATGGTGGTGTTGTTCCGGCTAAAAAACTATGCGATAGGGGTGGGTCTTGCTAAAAGCGAGGCTATTTTGGCTGCTATTGTCGGTGTGATGTTTTTTGGTACTTACATCAGCCCTTTAGGCTGGGTTGGGGTCTTTATTGGTGGTGTCGCTGTATTTTTGTTAACAGGAGCCACCAGTATTCAATCTTTATCAGCCAAAACTCTGGCCTTAGGTTTAGGTAGTGGTTTAGCTTTTGCGCTGACATCTTTATGGGTCCGTGAGGCCAGCCTGACCCTGGGCTTGCCGTTTTTACCCGCAGCGGCCTGGGTACTGTTTTTTGTGATCACCACCCAAACCTTTGTTTTGCTGGTTTATCTGGCGCTGAACGACAAAACGACCTTAGTGAAGTTATGGCAAAGGCCACAGCTGACCTTAGCCACCAGTTTTACCAGTTGTCTCGGCTCTTTGGGCTGGTTTACTGCTATGAGTTTGCAGGCTGTGGCTTATGTCAAAACGCTGGGGCAGGTGGAAGTGTTATTTACGCTGCTGATTTCTGTGCTGGTGTTAAAAGAAAAACTCAAACGTCAGGACTTGTTGGGGCTAGCTTTGATTGTATTAGCTGCGGTGTTGGTGATGTGGGCCTGA